The following are from one region of the Roseimicrobium gellanilyticum genome:
- a CDS encoding M3 family metallopeptidase: MSHPYLDESFHVRWSTLAPAAVEADITLALERAEQKLAEVVNQDRGRLSFESVIMGYEDALRELNESWGLVTHLDSVCNGPELREAHNKMLPKVSAFFAKIPLDEHLWDLVLTYSKTQEARDLTGTQRRAVDELLAWFRQHGAELPPAKKKRLEEIEAELSQATQKYSENVLDSTNAWDMVIDDVAQLKGLPQSAIDAAKADAAAKGLGTPEAPKYRFTLKAPSLIPVMEHAEDDSLRKRVWEGNGTVGRGDKYDNTALVWQILRLRHEKATLLGKPQFADYILERRMAKTGRTALTFTEDLHRKVKSAFDREIVDLQEYRADKTNTDVRLLEPWEVAYWSEKRRHERYDFDHEELRPYFPVDGVLSGMFRIAEKLFDVRIAERQTTFTAVGDGSGSETPAAPAESGAVEVWHPEVKFFDMRNADGVLIGGFYADWHPRDSKRSGAWMNYLKGGWPPNGERDRRPHLGLICGNMTPPVDGKPALLTHDEVCTIFHEFGHLIHQLFGNVPVPSLNGVNVAWDFVELPSQLMENFCWERESLDFFAKHNETGAPIPDDLFKKLINARNYMSAVSMMRQLSFGKLDLELHINHSTDENADLDRLGRTLLKDYIFPTNTEPPSMARRFGHLFSSPVGYAASYYSYKWAEVLDADAFTRFQHEGVLNPKVGRALRDNILSKGNSEDPAKLFRDFMGRDPDPNALLARAGLA, from the coding sequence ATGTCCCATCCCTACCTCGACGAGTCCTTCCATGTCCGCTGGTCCACCCTCGCACCCGCTGCGGTGGAGGCAGACATCACCCTCGCGCTGGAGCGCGCGGAGCAGAAGCTGGCGGAGGTGGTGAATCAGGACCGTGGCCGCCTCTCCTTTGAAAGCGTGATCATGGGGTATGAAGACGCCCTTCGTGAGCTCAATGAATCGTGGGGCCTCGTGACCCACCTGGACTCCGTGTGCAACGGCCCAGAGCTGCGCGAAGCGCACAACAAGATGCTGCCCAAGGTGAGCGCCTTCTTTGCGAAGATCCCGCTCGATGAGCATCTCTGGGACCTCGTGCTCACCTACAGCAAGACGCAGGAAGCGCGTGACCTTACGGGTACCCAGCGTCGTGCGGTGGATGAATTGCTCGCGTGGTTCCGCCAACACGGGGCAGAGCTGCCACCTGCCAAGAAGAAGCGTTTGGAGGAAATCGAGGCCGAACTCTCCCAGGCCACGCAGAAGTACTCGGAGAACGTACTCGACTCCACCAACGCGTGGGACATGGTCATCGACGACGTGGCCCAGCTCAAGGGTCTGCCGCAAAGCGCCATCGACGCTGCGAAGGCCGATGCCGCCGCGAAGGGTCTCGGTACACCCGAGGCTCCGAAGTACCGTTTCACGCTGAAGGCGCCGTCACTCATCCCGGTGATGGAACACGCGGAGGACGATTCCCTGCGCAAGCGCGTGTGGGAAGGCAATGGCACTGTGGGCCGCGGCGACAAGTACGACAACACCGCGCTCGTGTGGCAAATCCTGCGCCTGCGCCATGAGAAGGCCACGCTGCTGGGCAAGCCCCAGTTCGCCGATTACATCCTCGAGCGCCGCATGGCCAAGACGGGCCGCACCGCGCTCACCTTCACCGAAGACCTGCATCGCAAGGTCAAGTCCGCCTTCGACCGCGAAATCGTGGACCTGCAAGAGTATCGCGCGGACAAGACGAACACTGACGTGCGCCTGCTGGAGCCGTGGGAGGTCGCCTACTGGAGCGAGAAGCGCCGGCATGAGCGCTATGATTTTGATCACGAGGAACTGCGTCCCTACTTCCCCGTGGATGGCGTGCTCAGTGGTATGTTCCGTATCGCGGAGAAACTCTTCGATGTGCGCATCGCCGAGCGCCAGACCACGTTCACGGCAGTGGGTGATGGCAGCGGCAGCGAAACTCCCGCTGCACCTGCGGAGTCCGGGGCGGTGGAAGTGTGGCATCCTGAGGTGAAATTCTTCGACATGCGCAATGCCGACGGCGTGCTCATCGGTGGCTTTTATGCCGACTGGCATCCGCGTGACTCAAAGCGCAGCGGCGCGTGGATGAACTACCTGAAGGGGGGCTGGCCGCCCAACGGTGAGCGCGACCGCCGCCCGCACCTGGGCCTCATCTGCGGCAACATGACGCCTCCTGTGGATGGCAAGCCTGCTCTGCTCACGCATGACGAGGTGTGCACCATCTTCCATGAGTTTGGACATCTCATCCACCAACTTTTTGGCAATGTGCCCGTGCCCTCGCTGAATGGCGTGAATGTGGCCTGGGACTTCGTGGAGCTGCCCAGCCAGCTCATGGAGAACTTCTGCTGGGAGCGCGAAAGCCTGGACTTCTTTGCGAAGCACAACGAGACCGGCGCGCCCATCCCGGATGACCTGTTCAAGAAACTCATCAATGCGCGCAACTACATGAGCGCCGTGTCCATGATGCGCCAGCTCAGCTTCGGCAAGCTGGACCTGGAACTGCACATCAACCACTCCACCGACGAAAACGCCGACCTCGACCGCCTGGGCCGCACCCTGCTGAAGGACTATATCTTCCCCACGAACACCGAGCCCCCGAGCATGGCACGCCGCTTTGGCCACCTCTTCAGCAGCCCCGTGGGCTACGCCGCCAGCTACTACAGCTACAAGTGGGCCGAAGTGCTCGATGCCGATGCCTTCACCCGCTTCCAGCACGAAGGCGTGCTCAACCCCAAGGTCGGCCGCGCCCTCCGTGATAACATCCTGAGCAAGGGCAACAGCGAAGACCCCGCGAAGTTGTTCCGCGACTTCATGGGACGCGATCCGGATCCGAACGCGCTGCTGGCGCGCGCGGGGCTGGCGTAG